One Pseudomonas fluorescens genomic region harbors:
- a CDS encoding PelD GGDEF domain-containing protein: protein MNSPHMDYSLAPRASGPVSWLETLLVTGLAIGLGFWLTPEDPLQMHGSFPWPVLAPLLLGVRYGFVRGLFSAALLVAAVFVLRYWEREGYTELQPSFIVGVLVCGMLVGEVRDLWVRRLERLQMANEYRQYRLDEFTRAHQILRVSHDLLEQRVAGSDQSLRSSLLGLREKLRGMPVEGDALSELAEPIVAMLGQYGALRVAGLYRVDEAEKNVLHQPLAQIGVMGPLGTDDGLIKLCLQRGELVSVRQELIDSGNAAQFSSLQACIPLIDAEGRLLAILAVRQMPFFAFQDRTLSLLSLLAGHIADLLRRDPQVLQLPSADAQQFTLQLKRSLVDVEQHQLPAGLFAFEMTRTNDELARLMERSQRGLDLHLPVNNARDHRLLLVLLPLTSPEGAEGYLARIGLLLHEHFGHDCDLASLGVRVMSFNLEPGCDRNGLRNFLYNECGLNDQQVAV from the coding sequence ATGAATTCTCCACACATGGATTACAGCCTGGCGCCTCGCGCCAGCGGGCCGGTGTCTTGGCTGGAAACGCTGCTTGTGACGGGCCTGGCGATTGGCCTGGGCTTCTGGTTGACACCCGAAGATCCGTTGCAGATGCACGGCAGTTTCCCCTGGCCGGTTCTGGCGCCGCTGCTGTTAGGTGTACGGTACGGTTTCGTGCGCGGTCTGTTCAGCGCTGCGCTGCTGGTGGCCGCGGTGTTTGTGCTGCGCTATTGGGAACGCGAGGGATATACCGAACTGCAACCGTCGTTCATCGTCGGCGTGCTGGTTTGCGGGATGTTGGTGGGCGAGGTGCGCGACCTGTGGGTACGGCGTCTCGAACGCTTGCAGATGGCTAACGAATACCGTCAGTACCGCCTCGACGAATTCACCCGTGCCCATCAGATTCTGCGGGTGTCCCACGATCTGCTGGAACAACGCGTGGCCGGCAGCGACCAGAGCTTGCGCAGCTCTTTGCTGGGCTTGCGGGAAAAGTTGCGTGGCATGCCGGTGGAAGGTGATGCCCTGAGCGAACTGGCCGAGCCTATCGTGGCGATGCTGGGGCAATACGGCGCGTTGCGGGTGGCCGGGTTATACCGTGTCGATGAAGCAGAGAAAAACGTCTTGCACCAGCCATTGGCGCAAATCGGCGTGATGGGCCCACTGGGCACCGACGACGGTTTGATCAAACTGTGTCTGCAACGCGGCGAACTGGTCAGCGTGCGCCAGGAACTGATTGATTCGGGGAACGCGGCGCAATTCTCATCCTTGCAGGCCTGCATTCCGCTGATCGATGCCGAGGGTCGTCTGCTGGCAATCCTGGCGGTACGTCAGATGCCGTTCTTCGCGTTTCAGGATCGAACCTTGAGCCTTTTGTCGCTGTTGGCCGGGCACATCGCCGACCTGTTGCGCCGCGACCCGCAAGTGCTACAACTGCCAAGCGCCGATGCCCAGCAATTCACCCTGCAGCTCAAGCGCTCGCTAGTGGACGTTGAGCAGCACCAACTGCCGGCCGGTCTGTTCGCGTTCGAGATGACGCGAACCAACGATGAGCTGGCGCGCTTGATGGAGCGCAGCCAGCGGGGTCTGGATCTTCATCTGCCGGTGAACAATGCTCGAGACCACCGTTTGCTGCTGGTCTTGTTGCCGCTGACCAGTCCGGAGGGCGCTGAAGGCTATCTGGCGCGTATCGGCCTGTTGCTGCACGAACATTTTGGTCACGACTGCGATTTGGCCAGCCTGGGCGTGCGCGTCATGTCTTTCAACCTGGAGCCTGGCTGTGATCGCAACGGGCTGCGTAACTTCCTTTACAACGAGTGTGGCCTGAATGATCAGCAAGTGGCTGTTTAG
- a CDS encoding penicillin-binding protein activator LpoB, with amino-acid sequence MQAIRNLSLALTVLFVAGCSSFTSDNSPSLPRNALWGVVPMVNYSQTPQAGERSEQILLSVLSSHGLQPRVYPASTQGEQALMDDNQRLNGAMEWAREQKLDYVVSGSVEEWQYKNGLDGEPAVGVSLRVLDAKSGAVLWSKSGARAGWSRESLAGNAQTVIDKLVGALRFE; translated from the coding sequence ATGCAAGCAATTCGCAACCTTAGCCTGGCACTGACAGTTTTGTTCGTCGCTGGCTGCTCCAGTTTCACCAGTGACAACAGCCCGAGCCTGCCGCGCAATGCGCTGTGGGGCGTCGTGCCGATGGTCAACTATTCCCAAACGCCTCAAGCCGGTGAGCGTAGCGAGCAGATTCTGCTCAGCGTGCTGTCCAGCCACGGCCTGCAACCACGGGTTTACCCGGCCAGCACCCAGGGTGAACAAGCACTGATGGATGACAATCAGCGCCTCAACGGCGCCATGGAATGGGCGCGCGAGCAGAAGCTCGATTATGTAGTGTCCGGCAGCGTGGAAGAGTGGCAGTACAAAAACGGCCTCGACGGTGAGCCGGCAGTGGGCGTGAGCCTGCGCGTACTGGATGCCAAAAGTGGCGCCGTACTGTGGAGCAAAAGCGGCGCGCGCGCCGGCTGGTCTCGTGAAAGCCTGGCAGGCAATGCTCAGACAGTCATCGACAAACTTGTTGGCGCCCTTCGGTTCGAGTGA
- a CDS encoding tetratricopeptide repeat protein gives MVSSSATKNNRLLNPWALAVVAVAVGGLLWATFQREEVFQPDGGEPDAVSANYGELLLASHPDDDHLRMQLVDLLIRLGNYARAREHIDAWPKPTADVQAYYRLELDSLMAAGKNDLIAQQALAARLTSFDHAKLPLPLLRKLATLGLTLQSPAFTATVYEEIAGRDPAGRTEALKSAARWYMAGEKPARAADIYLQLRRESQQAAERREFAQLAFDSLLSAGDDQRAAQVLADELPQLNNPQTDPAWLEQGVDVAVATRHFDLAQRLLKQWRVLQPDNPKVALKEFHVRLAINDLAGAWETGLPLTTIYPDDLSLLEQMARLGEWRGDNAAALGFWIRRLKLKDDPQMREHAWRLASQQFDFDRSIPLLAEIMQQRALTDVELDALIYGHESRGTPEQAESWLLAYLKKYPSHRLAWTRLAQNLENTGKFAEKAKAYSEFAKRFELTMPERVDWASTYMKLFDEQAAWKVVQANDKSIKYSGYWLTRASLAWDMERDEDLLESLERLLAIDGKLNRGDESQLITLYQTRDPRRAQALMIASWHSGKNPQRLVEALQLSQDLQDWPQVVELLKDAEQYPDAYEQPQVLAVRGALAVEQGQPEEAERLYLQGLAKYSGENLFRERLMWLYVDQGDTAKLKPLLIKWRAQARQDRLLWLPFASASQLVGRDAEALAWYRTYLKTVPGDWLVQAAYADALDTAGYQDAAQRLRLKLLRNPEADNLQPSSQRYAIWLRLMSSSYSPRMAQQQLFKWKDGSPAMKQLWFERLLARLDATNQESQKDQWLEWARGQGLKVDRYEQIQQALRSRNKSQLETLLANSDLNPAQRAQAVSRLGRTNEALDINLSALGDDQPEAVNDQLRRQAVEIHETTPQGMLLSYKKQDFGGISFDSPRLKIAHNLGDKWYADLEVENGKYKGDDVISSRIGDESNAALTLIRPVENGSWTFFGDTSQRKDDDRNGLGLSRQWQLDSRQQIETGLDWHRKSEDSGLMRAFGQQDRAWVGGRHGLTARDQLSWEVAQRSFSTRAGDSLGNGHALKLELDHTLEFAGPNWTVRSGLDYQKNNVKDRNLDYLSSDFNGAVRVPTLPAPAVETDPDTGLPLPADPVELQTVTAKDLLQSRYGQLYVGSTWRRGIPGALVRSKPQYTWLVDMTAGWQWTDQTFNYGVNTGIGFEVLGNDELALTFGYQSAPQGGDGQSGGVVGMSYGLRFGR, from the coding sequence ATGGTCAGCTCTTCTGCAACTAAAAATAACCGCCTGCTCAATCCTTGGGCATTGGCGGTCGTGGCGGTAGCCGTGGGCGGGCTGCTCTGGGCAACCTTCCAGCGCGAAGAAGTATTCCAGCCCGACGGCGGCGAGCCCGATGCGGTCTCGGCCAACTACGGCGAGTTATTACTGGCATCCCATCCCGATGACGACCATCTGCGGATGCAACTGGTGGATCTGCTGATTCGCCTGGGCAACTACGCCCGGGCACGCGAGCATATCGACGCCTGGCCCAAGCCGACGGCCGACGTTCAAGCTTATTACCGGCTCGAACTGGATTCGTTAATGGCCGCCGGTAAAAACGATCTGATCGCGCAGCAGGCGCTGGCTGCGCGGCTGACAAGCTTCGACCACGCCAAGCTGCCGCTGCCGCTGTTGCGAAAGCTGGCGACGCTGGGGCTGACTTTGCAGTCCCCCGCGTTCACAGCCACCGTCTACGAAGAGATCGCCGGGCGCGATCCGGCCGGACGAACCGAAGCGCTGAAATCCGCAGCGCGCTGGTACATGGCCGGCGAAAAACCGGCGCGGGCGGCGGATATCTATCTGCAGCTGCGACGCGAAAGTCAGCAAGCGGCCGAACGTCGTGAATTTGCGCAACTGGCCTTCGACAGTCTGTTGTCTGCAGGCGATGACCAGCGGGCGGCGCAGGTGCTTGCCGATGAGTTGCCGCAGCTCAACAATCCGCAAACCGATCCTGCCTGGCTGGAGCAGGGCGTCGATGTGGCGGTGGCGACCAGGCATTTTGATTTGGCCCAGCGCCTACTCAAGCAATGGCGCGTGTTGCAGCCGGATAATCCGAAAGTCGCGCTTAAAGAGTTTCACGTGCGTTTGGCCATCAATGATTTGGCCGGTGCCTGGGAAACCGGTTTGCCGTTGACCACCATTTACCCCGATGACTTGTCGTTGCTGGAGCAAATGGCCCGGTTGGGTGAATGGCGTGGGGACAACGCGGCAGCGTTGGGTTTCTGGATTCGCCGTCTGAAGTTGAAAGATGATCCGCAAATGCGTGAACACGCATGGCGGCTGGCGAGCCAGCAATTCGACTTCGATCGCTCGATCCCGCTGCTCGCTGAGATCATGCAGCAGCGTGCCCTTACTGACGTTGAACTTGATGCGCTGATCTATGGCCATGAATCGCGCGGTACGCCCGAGCAGGCCGAAAGCTGGCTGCTCGCCTACCTGAAAAAGTACCCTTCGCATCGACTGGCGTGGACGCGGCTGGCGCAGAATCTGGAAAACACTGGAAAGTTTGCCGAAAAGGCCAAGGCCTACAGTGAATTTGCCAAGCGCTTTGAACTGACCATGCCCGAGCGAGTTGACTGGGCCAGCACCTACATGAAGCTGTTCGATGAACAAGCAGCATGGAAGGTGGTTCAGGCCAATGATAAAAGCATCAAATACTCTGGCTACTGGCTCACTCGCGCATCCCTGGCCTGGGACATGGAGCGTGATGAAGATTTGCTGGAATCTCTGGAGAGGCTTCTGGCGATCGATGGCAAGCTCAACCGTGGCGACGAAAGCCAGCTGATCACGCTGTATCAAACCCGCGATCCACGACGCGCACAGGCATTGATGATTGCCAGCTGGCACAGCGGGAAAAATCCGCAACGCCTGGTCGAAGCCCTTCAGCTGTCCCAAGATCTGCAGGACTGGCCACAAGTCGTCGAGCTGCTCAAGGACGCCGAGCAATACCCGGATGCTTATGAGCAACCGCAAGTGCTGGCCGTGCGTGGCGCTCTGGCGGTCGAACAAGGGCAACCCGAAGAAGCCGAGCGCTTGTATTTGCAGGGCCTGGCGAAGTATTCCGGCGAAAACCTGTTCCGCGAGCGCTTGATGTGGCTCTACGTTGATCAGGGCGATACCGCGAAGCTCAAACCTCTGCTTATCAAATGGCGCGCACAGGCCCGTCAGGATCGCTTGCTCTGGCTGCCGTTTGCCAGTGCCAGCCAGTTGGTCGGTCGCGATGCCGAAGCGTTGGCTTGGTACCGCACGTATCTGAAGACAGTGCCTGGCGATTGGCTGGTGCAGGCGGCGTATGCCGATGCCTTGGACACCGCGGGTTATCAGGATGCCGCGCAACGACTGCGCTTGAAGCTGCTGCGCAATCCCGAGGCCGACAATCTGCAACCGTCGTCGCAGCGCTACGCCATCTGGCTGCGCTTGATGTCCAGCAGCTATTCGCCACGTATGGCGCAGCAACAATTGTTCAAATGGAAAGACGGCTCGCCCGCCATGAAACAATTGTGGTTTGAACGGTTGCTGGCGCGTCTTGACGCGACCAACCAGGAATCGCAAAAAGACCAGTGGCTGGAATGGGCACGCGGCCAGGGCCTGAAGGTCGACCGCTATGAGCAGATTCAGCAGGCGTTGCGCAGCCGCAATAAATCCCAGCTCGAAACCCTGCTGGCCAACAGCGATCTGAATCCGGCCCAACGTGCCCAGGCGGTCAGCCGTCTGGGGCGCACCAATGAAGCGCTGGACATCAACTTATCGGCGCTGGGTGACGATCAGCCTGAGGCGGTCAACGACCAATTGCGCCGCCAGGCCGTGGAAATCCACGAAACCACGCCGCAAGGCATGCTGCTGTCCTACAAGAAGCAAGATTTCGGGGGTATTTCCTTCGACTCGCCGCGCCTGAAAATTGCCCATAACCTGGGCGACAAATGGTACGCCGACCTCGAAGTCGAAAACGGCAAGTACAAAGGTGACGACGTTATCTCGTCGAGAATCGGTGACGAAAGCAATGCGGCCCTGACCCTGATTCGCCCGGTGGAAAATGGCAGTTGGACGTTCTTCGGCGACACCAGTCAGCGCAAGGACGATGACCGCAACGGCCTTGGGCTGTCGCGCCAATGGCAACTGGATTCGCGGCAGCAGATCGAGACCGGTCTGGATTGGCATCGCAAGAGCGAAGACAGCGGTTTGATGCGTGCCTTCGGTCAGCAGGATCGCGCTTGGGTCGGCGGGCGTCACGGCCTGACCGCGCGCGATCAACTGAGTTGGGAAGTCGCGCAGCGGTCGTTTTCGACCCGTGCCGGCGATTCGCTCGGTAACGGTCACGCGCTGAAGCTGGAGCTGGATCACACCCTGGAATTCGCCGGCCCCAACTGGACGGTGCGCAGTGGTCTCGATTACCAGAAGAACAACGTCAAAGACCGGAATCTGGACTACCTGTCCAGCGACTTCAACGGTGCTGTCCGCGTGCCGACCTTGCCCGCTCCGGCTGTCGAAACTGATCCGGACACGGGTTTGCCGCTGCCAGCGGATCCCGTCGAATTGCAGACGGTGACGGCCAAAGATCTTCTGCAAAGCCGCTATGGCCAACTGTACGTTGGCTCTACTTGGCGACGCGGTATTCCGGGCGCGCTCGTGCGCAGCAAGCCGCAATACACCTGGCTGGTGGACATGACGGCAGGGTGGCAATGGACCGATCAGACATTCAACTACGGCGTTAACACCGGTATCGGTTTTGAAGTACTGGGCAACGACGAACTGGCCCTGACCTTCGGCTACCAATCTGCGCCACAGGGCGGGGATGGCCAGTCCGGCGGCGTAGTGGGCATGAGCTATGGCCTGCGTTTCGGGCGCTGA
- a CDS encoding NAD-dependent epimerase/dehydratase family protein, translating into MSMERVLVTGGAGFIGSHLVDALLGEGYKVSVLDNLSTGKVVNLPIGHAGLELMIGDVADAAVVRQAMEGCDAVVHLAAVASVQASVDDPVGTHQANFVGTLNVCQAMLQTGVKRVVFASSAATYGNNGEGSAIEEDTPKAPLTPYASDKLSSEYYLDFYRREHGLEPVVFRFFNIFGPRQDPSSPYSGVISIFTERALAKKPITVFGDGGQTRDFVYVDDLVSILVQAVKTSEPPRVAINVGLSRSTSLNDLIDELGKATGTPLDVSYQAPRQGDIRHSRANNARLLNNFTLAQPTAIGQGLAQLLRSL; encoded by the coding sequence ATGTCTATGGAACGCGTTTTGGTCACCGGTGGTGCAGGCTTCATCGGTTCGCATCTGGTCGATGCCTTGCTTGGCGAAGGCTACAAGGTCAGCGTGCTGGATAACCTGTCGACCGGCAAGGTTGTCAATCTGCCCATCGGACATGCTGGCCTGGAGTTAATGATCGGGGACGTGGCTGACGCTGCCGTCGTGCGCCAAGCCATGGAAGGTTGTGACGCCGTGGTTCACCTGGCTGCAGTCGCGTCGGTGCAAGCTTCGGTTGATGACCCGGTCGGCACCCATCAAGCCAACTTCGTGGGCACACTCAACGTCTGCCAAGCCATGCTGCAAACCGGCGTGAAGCGAGTGGTCTTTGCCTCCAGTGCCGCGACTTATGGGAACAACGGCGAAGGCAGTGCAATCGAAGAAGACACTCCCAAGGCACCGCTCACGCCTTACGCCAGCGATAAGTTGTCCAGTGAGTATTATCTGGATTTCTACCGCCGCGAACATGGCCTGGAACCCGTGGTATTCCGCTTCTTCAATATCTTCGGGCCTCGCCAGGATCCGTCCTCTCCGTATTCCGGCGTGATCAGCATCTTCACCGAACGCGCGCTCGCCAAAAAACCCATCACGGTATTCGGTGACGGTGGACAGACCCGTGATTTCGTATACGTCGACGACCTGGTGAGCATCCTCGTCCAGGCGGTAAAAACCAGCGAGCCGCCGCGCGTTGCCATCAACGTCGGACTCAGCCGTTCGACCAGCCTCAACGACCTGATCGACGAGTTGGGCAAGGCCACAGGCACGCCGCTCGACGTGTCTTACCAAGCACCACGCCAAGGTGATATTCGCCACTCGCGCGCCAACAATGCTCGCTTGCTGAATAACTTCACGCTCGCGCAACCAACCGCTATTGGCCAGGGCTTGGCGCAGCTTCTGCGAAGCTTGTAA
- a CDS encoding LysR substrate-binding domain-containing protein, with amino-acid sequence MRNDENPSFNLPPLRAIQAFEQTARFGNLARAAEVLDLTPSAVSHQLAKLEVMIGRQLFVRAARGVTLTPVGEQYLKDISGLLQSLEVATERAASDVSLDCLRLHSSPSFGLLWLMPRLEAFRMSNPDIQINLSCSYESLHFSQDKIDVDIRHGRPNWPSYEVRTVRNETFAVLASPKLLARCPINTAADLLAADLILSEATLLRWPEWFAQHGLARPENPYALSFDRSYMTLEAASHGLGFALESALLAQKYLSSGALVEVAPQALSSPVAAHHLVFPRAHSSFPRVRRFLEWMEEELGHSFVF; translated from the coding sequence ATGCGCAACGACGAAAATCCCTCATTCAATCTGCCACCGCTGAGGGCAATTCAAGCCTTCGAGCAGACAGCCCGTTTCGGCAATCTCGCCCGAGCGGCCGAGGTGCTTGATCTCACACCGTCTGCGGTGAGCCATCAGTTAGCTAAACTGGAAGTGATGATCGGGCGACAGCTGTTTGTCAGGGCCGCTCGCGGAGTGACACTGACGCCTGTTGGCGAGCAGTATCTGAAGGATATTTCCGGTCTCTTGCAGAGTCTGGAAGTCGCAACGGAGCGGGCGGCGAGTGACGTGAGTCTGGACTGCCTCAGACTTCATTCCTCTCCCAGTTTTGGATTGCTCTGGCTCATGCCTCGGCTTGAAGCTTTCCGAATGAGTAACCCGGATATTCAGATAAACCTCTCCTGTTCCTATGAGTCGCTGCATTTCAGCCAGGACAAGATTGACGTCGATATCCGCCACGGACGACCCAACTGGCCCAGCTACGAAGTCCGCACTGTGCGCAACGAAACGTTCGCCGTCCTTGCCTCGCCGAAGCTGCTGGCTCGTTGCCCGATCAATACCGCAGCGGATCTGCTGGCGGCGGATCTGATTCTTTCTGAGGCAACGCTCCTCAGGTGGCCGGAGTGGTTCGCCCAGCATGGTCTGGCAAGACCCGAAAATCCTTACGCGCTGAGTTTCGACCGTTCGTACATGACCCTCGAAGCGGCAAGCCACGGTTTGGGTTTCGCTCTGGAAAGTGCACTGCTCGCGCAAAAGTATTTATCAAGCGGTGCCTTGGTCGAGGTCGCGCCGCAAGCACTGAGTTCACCTGTCGCCGCCCATCATCTGGTGTTCCCGAGGGCACACTCGAGTTTTCCGCGCGTTCGGCGGTTCCTCGAATGGATGGAAGAAGAGCTCGGCCATAGCTTTGTTTTCTAG
- a CDS encoding bifunctional glycoside hydrolase 114/ polysaccharide deacetylase family protein: MEIAFRRTRVRAIAERLMAALALVVSGSAVQAAALPQPTSVAFWYADQPPLPELSQFDWAVVEPGHMTPADVKTLRSLGSQPFAYLSVGEFDGNKAAIEKAGLNKALSSVRNDAWDSQVMDLTSEAWRTHLFSRAKDLQAQGYAGLFLDTLDSFQLVPQDAREAQRVGLVSLLRELHKRQPDLKLFFNRGFEVLPELDGVAAAVAVESIHAGWDATTKRYRPVSESDREWLETHLQPLRAKGIPLVAIDYLPPEQREDARKLAKRLRGEGFIPYISTPDLNTMGISSIEVQPRRIALIFDPREGALENANGHTYVGGLLEYLGYRVDYLPADSDLPSYAFNGLYAGVVTWMTSGPPQDVATFNRFIKARLDENVPVAFLAGLPIEDAVLLKRMGLKRGATPGTQVLTVTHQDNTLVGNFEAPVVPRSRDLTALATLPDGPKVALSLTNAAGEVFTPVVTAPWGGLALAPYLIERNNERARWIIDPFAFLQASLHLPVQPRPDTTTENGRRIATVHIDGDGFPSRAEVRGTPYAGRHTLDDYIKPNPFLTSVSIIEGEISPRGAFPFLARELEPIAREIFANPKVEVASHTFSHPFFMQPDKARKRENFEPEYGINMKILGYDKIDFRREIFGSRDYINQNLTTPQKPVKLVFWPGDALPSSDTIKLAYDAGLKNVNGSETIMTKANPSLTGLNPLLRPTPGGLQYYAPIINENLYTNLWKGPYYGFRELIDTFELTENPRRLRGLHLYYHFYSSTKQASIKAMHDIYGYMRDQQPMSLWMSDYLDRVHGLYQASLAQTADGAWQIRGMDALRTLRLDPQMGWPDLLRSQGIAGVRDLPQGRYVALSSASALLVLRPDRDTRPALEEANLPLVDWRYLDDRRVNFSFAGEFDLSFSVRSATACRVEVDGQRFAGKASAGLWTFQLPMKQVSNGQLFCN; this comes from the coding sequence ATGGAAATTGCTTTTCGCAGGACGCGTGTTCGCGCGATTGCCGAGCGGCTGATGGCTGCATTGGCATTGGTCGTTAGCGGGTCAGCAGTCCAGGCTGCGGCTTTGCCGCAACCCACCAGCGTCGCGTTCTGGTACGCCGACCAGCCGCCATTGCCCGAGCTGTCGCAGTTTGACTGGGCGGTGGTCGAGCCGGGACATATGACGCCGGCTGACGTCAAAACCCTGCGGTCGTTAGGCAGCCAGCCGTTTGCGTACCTTTCTGTCGGCGAATTCGATGGCAACAAGGCTGCAATCGAAAAGGCCGGTCTGAACAAAGCGCTATCGTCGGTGCGTAATGATGCTTGGGACAGCCAGGTCATGGATCTCACGTCGGAAGCCTGGCGCACGCATTTGTTCAGTCGCGCGAAAGACCTGCAAGCGCAAGGTTACGCCGGCTTGTTCCTCGATACGCTGGACAGTTTTCAACTCGTGCCGCAAGACGCGCGTGAAGCCCAGCGCGTTGGCCTGGTGAGTCTGCTGCGCGAATTGCACAAACGTCAGCCCGATTTAAAGCTGTTCTTCAATCGCGGCTTTGAAGTGCTGCCAGAACTGGATGGTGTCGCCGCCGCCGTGGCCGTCGAGTCGATCCATGCCGGCTGGGATGCGACGACCAAACGCTATCGTCCGGTGTCTGAATCTGATCGCGAGTGGCTTGAAACACATCTGCAGCCGCTGCGCGCCAAGGGTATCCCGCTGGTGGCGATCGACTACTTGCCACCGGAACAGCGTGAAGACGCACGCAAGCTGGCCAAGCGTCTGCGCGGCGAAGGCTTCATTCCGTACATCAGCACCCCTGATCTCAATACCATGGGCATCAGCAGTATCGAGGTGCAGCCGCGCCGCATTGCGCTGATTTTCGACCCGCGTGAAGGGGCACTTGAGAACGCCAACGGTCATACGTACGTCGGCGGTCTGTTGGAATATCTCGGTTACCGCGTCGATTACCTGCCGGCCGACAGTGATTTGCCAAGTTACGCGTTCAATGGACTTTATGCCGGCGTGGTGACCTGGATGACCAGTGGCCCGCCGCAGGACGTTGCGACATTCAACCGGTTCATCAAGGCGCGCCTGGACGAAAACGTCCCGGTGGCTTTTCTTGCCGGCTTGCCGATTGAAGACGCCGTGCTGCTCAAGCGCATGGGCCTCAAGCGCGGCGCGACGCCGGGTACGCAAGTGCTTACTGTGACGCACCAGGACAACACCTTGGTCGGCAACTTTGAGGCGCCGGTGGTGCCGCGCTCGCGTGACTTGACCGCTCTGGCAACGCTGCCGGACGGGCCGAAAGTGGCGTTGTCGCTGACCAATGCGGCAGGCGAGGTATTCACTCCTGTGGTCACCGCCCCATGGGGCGGCCTGGCGCTGGCGCCGTACCTGATCGAAAGAAACAATGAACGCGCACGCTGGATCATCGACCCGTTCGCGTTCCTTCAAGCCAGTTTGCATTTGCCCGTGCAGCCGCGCCCGGACACCACCACCGAAAACGGCCGCCGCATCGCCACCGTGCATATCGATGGCGACGGCTTCCCGTCCCGCGCTGAAGTGCGCGGCACGCCATATGCCGGGCGCCATACGCTGGACGACTACATCAAGCCCAATCCATTTCTGACCTCGGTGTCGATCATCGAAGGCGAGATTTCGCCACGCGGCGCGTTCCCGTTCCTGGCCCGTGAGCTTGAGCCGATCGCCCGCGAAATTTTCGCCAACCCCAAAGTCGAGGTGGCGTCGCACACGTTCAGTCATCCGTTTTTCATGCAGCCAGACAAAGCCCGCAAGCGCGAGAACTTCGAGCCTGAGTACGGGATAAATATGAAGATCCTCGGCTACGACAAGATCGATTTTCGTCGCGAGATATTCGGCTCGCGCGACTACATCAACCAGAATCTCACCACCCCGCAAAAACCGGTGAAGCTGGTGTTCTGGCCAGGCGACGCGCTGCCGTCTTCCGACACCATCAAGCTGGCCTACGACGCTGGTCTGAAGAACGTCAACGGCTCCGAGACCATCATGACCAAGGCCAACCCGTCGCTGACCGGGTTGAATCCGCTGTTGCGGCCTACGCCGGGCGGTTTGCAGTACTACGCGCCGATCATCAATGAAAACCTCTACACCAACCTGTGGAAAGGCCCGTATTACGGCTTTCGTGAGTTGATCGATACCTTCGAACTCACCGAAAACCCGCGCCGTCTGCGCGGCCTGCATCTGTATTACCACTTCTATTCCAGCACCAAGCAAGCGTCCATCAAGGCCATGCACGATATCTACGGGTACATGCGCGATCAGCAGCCGATGTCGCTGTGGATGAGCGATTACCTGGATCGCGTGCACGGCTTGTATCAGGCCAGCCTTGCGCAAACGGCGGATGGTGCCTGGCAGATCCGCGGGATGGATGCGCTGCGGACGTTGCGCCTGGATCCGCAGATGGGCTGGCCCGACTTGCTGCGTTCTCAGGGCATTGCCGGGGTGCGCGATCTGCCGCAGGGCCGTTACGTCGCCCTGAGCAGTGCGAGTGCCTTGCTGGTGTTGCGCCCTGATCGCGACACCCGGCCGGCATTGGAGGAAGCCAACTTGCCCTTGGTTGATTGGCGCTATCTGGATGATCGTCGGGTCAACTTCAGCTTCGCCGGGGAGTTCGACTTGAGCTTCTCGGTGCGTTCGGCGACTGCCTGCCGCGTAGAAGTGGATGGACAGCGATTTGCGGGCAAGGCTTCGGCCGGCCTTTGGACTTTTCAATTACCAATGAAGCAGGTGAGTAATGGTCAGCTCTTCTGCAACTAA